A portion of the Syngnathoides biaculeatus isolate LvHL_M chromosome 7, ASM1980259v1, whole genome shotgun sequence genome contains these proteins:
- the mcoln3b gene encoding mucolipin-3, producing the protein MHESGDRYDEHESDLNSSWDDRPHQSIDVNDVERLRRKIKYYFMNPCEKYHARGRKPWKLILQIIKIAIITIQLVSFGLSNQMVVTFKEENLMTFQHLFLKDYVDGSIDTYAVYRQKDVYEHITYVIEQYEHLHNTTVGNHEYEKTGSVYTPLSLCQDFYRSGTIYPGNDTFEIDAYVETDCIYIYPANRSSSQDLIPHFELYFKRMLSVKISFVLKAINLQTVRHRELPDCYNFNILITFNNEAHSGRIKVDLENEVEINECRDCKVTGASAKSIYLPLVFDCLIIITCMTSFILCLRSVFSGLQLQFEYTLYCKNQSGKDVPWSDRLEFINGWYILIIVSDLFTVTGSILKIEIQTKVLTSYDVCSIFLGIGTMFVWIGVIRYMGYFRKYNILILTLRAAFPNVIRFICCAGIIYLSYCFCGWIVLGPYHEKFRTLNTVSECLFSLINGDDMFPTFKNMKQKSTLIWIFSRAYLYTFVSLFIYMILSLFITIITDTYDTIKQQQQSGLPASKLQQFLSECKDLPNSGVYRLNENSCFLQSCLSKCRERRERLTSDA; encoded by the exons ATGCACGAGTCTGGTGACAGGTATGACGAACATGAGTCAGACTTGAACTCTTCATGGGATGATCGTCCCCATCAATCAATAGACGTGAACGATGTTGAGCGTCTCAGAAGGAAAATCAAATATTACTTCATGAACCCGTGCGAAAAGTACCACGCTCGCGGACGCAAGCCATGGAAACTGATTCTGCAGATCATTAAAATTGCCATCATCACGATCCAG TTGGTGTCATTTGGGCTGAGCAACCAGATGGTGGTCACTTTTAAGGAAGAAAACCTCATGACTTTCCAGCACCTCTTCTTGAAGGATTATGTCGACGGGAGCATTGATACGTATGCTGTTTACCGACAAAAAGATGTTTATGAGCACATAACATATGTCATTGAACAG TACGAACATCTGCACAACACCACAGTCGGAAACCACGAATACGAGAAAACGGGCTCCGTCTACACGCCGCTGTCGCTATGTCAGGACTTCTATCGGAGTGGAACCATCTACCCTGGCAATGACACTTTTGAAATTGATGCGTATGTGGAAACTG ATTGCATTTACATCTATCCAGCGAATCGATCGTCATCACAAGACCTGATCCCACATTTTGAGTTGTACTTTAAAAG AATGCTCTCCGTCAAGATCTCATTCGTTCTGAAAGCCATTAATTTACAGACAGTCAGACACAGAGAGCTGCCAGACTGCTACAACTTCAACATCCTT ATCACTTTCAACAATGAAGCCCACAGTGGCAGGATAAAGGTGGACCTCGAAAATGAAGTGGAGATCAATGAGTGCAGGGACTGTAAAGTCACCGGAGCTT CTGCTAAAAGCATATACCTGCCTCTGGTGTTTGACTGCCTGATCATCATAACATGCATGACTTCCTTCATTCTCTGCCTCCGCTCCGTGTTCAGTGGGCTACAACTCCAGTTT GAGTACACACTGTACTGCAAGAATCAGAGTGGTAAAGACGTCCCCTGGTCTGACAGGCTTGAGTTTATTAATGGCTGGTACATCCTGATTATTGTCAGCGACTTGTTCACCGTCACTGGCTCCATTCTCAAGATTGAGATTCAGACTAAG GTCCTCACAAGCTACGATGTGTGCAGCATCTTTCTTGGAATAGGGACCATGTTTGTTTGGATTGGAGTCATCCGCTACATGGGCTACTTTCGGAAGTACAAT ATCCTCATCCTGACTCTCAGGGCAGCTTTTCCGAATGTTATCCGTTTCATCTGCTGTGCTGGAATAATCTACCTGAGTTACTGCTTTTGTGGATGGATTGTGCTTGGCCCGTATCATGAGAAG TTCCGGACCTTGAATACAGTATCCGAGTGTCTATTTTCCCTCATCAATGGAGATGACATGTTTCCCacctttaaaaatatgaaacagaAGAGCACCCTGATTTGGATTTTCAGCAGGGCCTACCTCTATACctttgtttcactttttatCTACATGATCCTCAGTCTATTCATCACGATCATCACAGACACCTATGACACCATCAAG caacagcagcagagtGGGCTACCTGCATCCAAACTCCAGCAATTCCTATCAGAATGCAAAGACCTCCCAAATTCTGGAGTTTACAGACTTAACGAGAATAGTTGTTTTTTGCAAAGCTGCTTAAGCAA gtGCAGAGAGCGTCGTGAGAGGTTGACTTCAGATGCGTAG